Below is a genomic region from Oscillatoria salina IIICB1.
AACTAATGCTGTGGGTTGAGGTAACTCTCCCGTCACCCAACAAGGCAGTTGTTCAATAGCGTAGCGGTAGCCCCAGAAGCTATAGGGACAGACAATGTAATCATCATCAGCATGGGGACAGGTTAAACAATCTTCCTTACTGGTGAAGAAGTATTCGCAGACACGGGTTTTGCCCGATTCGTATTTTACATTTCGCTCGTACAGTAAAGCCCAAGGGATAGTAACTTGACCGATAATTGGATTCACTTGGATCGTAATTCCTGGTTCGAGAGTAGCTGGTAATTTTTCACCCTGGTCATCAGACGCTGGATTGCCTTGATTTTGGGGTAAGATTGCTCGATAAAGATAGCGTCCCACTTGAGCAAAACGAGGTAGCCAGTTATTGAGCAAATCCATTTCTCCCTTGTCCACCCATTCATACCCTTCACGTGCAGCTAGGTTAAGCTGCTTGCGAACGCCTGCAACTGCTTTACCTAATGCCGCAGGCTGTAAAATAGTATCGTAAAAGGCTAGTTCCTGATTCCCCTGTGTCCGGTCTAGAAAGCGAAAGTCAATACTTCCATCCCGTTGATTGCGTTCTACATCAATGGTCAAAAATCTTTCTGGAGTCAGTTTAAGCTGTTCGGTGGTGAGTTGGTCAGTTGTGGTAAATGTAACTCTAGTTCTCTGGATGGGAAGCATCGACTCTGGCACTTCCGCACTTTGATGAGGAATAATTATTGCTTCAACTTGTTTCGCTTGTAACAAATAGCCTCGATAGAATAATTCAACCTGAAGTAATCCTCGCCCCGATCCTAATTTGGGTATCACCATAAAGCCGATTACCTCTGATGTACCTTGACGGGGAAGTTTCAGTTTTTTTACTTGCCAGGGAACGAGAAAATCATGAGAAGAGACGACTACATCCACAGACAATGTTTCCTCTTTTTCCCAAATTTGGGCAATTGCCTCGTCTGGGAAAGGGACATTGGTTTCATCAGTTCCCTTGCGTTCTGGACTAATATCTATATGCAGAATATAAGTTTGACCTTGAACCAAAGGTTCATTATTCAAAATCACAGTTGGCTGAAATGGTTTGCGTAAATAAGTATTGAAATAGCGAGATGTTTTCAGTGTTTGTTGAGTTGCCCCTTTTATCTCAGTAAATATTGTTTCACCTACTCTCAATCTTTCATCTGTAGGTTCTTCAACTGCTAGAGAAGGTAAATCTGGATAAGGTCTAGGCAACTCCCCTGCTGG
It encodes:
- a CDS encoding CHAT domain-containing protein — its product is MTKALLALLLALRQLQVPLTSEEKEALKTVAAQLALDRDDWEWIEQGLRAVVQGNTELKRYFEFFQARLEKLEQIPTEVLPSWEELERELPTTSTSETFAIDEEELDFASNETLNATTRILSAVDPIQTIKQFVALQRLEGFLGKSDNLPAGELPRPYPDLPSLAVEEPTDERLRVGETIFTEIKGATQQTLKTSRYFNTYLRKPFQPTVILNNEPLVQGQTYILHIDISPERKGTDETNVPFPDEAIAQIWEKEETLSVDVVVSSHDFLVPWQVKKLKLPRQGTSEVIGFMVIPKLGSGRGLLQVELFYRGYLLQAKQVEAIIIPHQSAEVPESMLPIQRTRVTFTTTDQLTTEQLKLTPERFLTIDVERNQRDGSIDFRFLDRTQGNQELAFYDTILQPAALGKAVAGVRKQLNLAAREGYEWVDKGEMDLLNNWLPRFAQVGRYLYRAILPQNQGNPASDDQGEKLPATLEPGITIQVNPIIGQVTIPWALLYERNVKYESGKTRVCEYFFTSKEDCLTCPHADDDYIVCPYSFWGYRYAIEQLPCWVTGELPQPTALVKKIANDQPLLLNFNVWENFSLWRDHLPKLQAAGQVQVLIASKIAKLEQLWRDRTSWDLIYFYCHGGIDEIFEQPYLEISDGRIDSNFLEASQLKWSHHPLVFLNGCATGDYTPESYMSLIDDFRVAGACGVIGTECPVPEMFAESYAAALLPRLFKGEPLGQAMLRVRQELLREKLNPLGLVYSLYAAHEIVLSHAVGLIN